The following proteins are co-located in the Acipenser ruthenus chromosome 35, fAciRut3.2 maternal haplotype, whole genome shotgun sequence genome:
- the LOC117395502 gene encoding membrane-spanning 4-domains subfamily A member 12, translating into MSLSVVKAHGMAAYTLTIAECDDSVPLICQLFKMLCCSSFCKVTHKLKNLFNGNQGALGTVQIMIGLVTLAFGTVLSQTSYTEGTQYGIGVMCIVSGILCVITDKFPSPCLVLLTILMNIVSAILAVTAVIFLAVDMRWNAWRNACYEEDNSDKTYIEECLKNRHILSMILTSLKSSLLIFGVLQLCITIAMAVLGSKALCKYKGTQQPLAEHEFEPLLDVTTEDHCHSSCCAQTVPDSK; encoded by the exons ATGTCTCTGTCCGTTGTCAAAGCCCATGGCATGGCGGCCTACACCTTGACCATCGCAGAGTGTGACGACTCTGTGCCTCTGATTTGCCAGTTGTTCAAGATGCTGTGCTGCAGTTCTTTTTGCAAAGTGACACATAAACTGAAGAACCTTTTCAATGGAAACCAGGGAGCCCTGGGG ACTGTCCAGATAATGATTGGGTTGGTGACCTTAGCGTTTGGTACAGTGCTGTCACAGACTTCATACACAGAGGGAACCCAGTATGGGATTGGTGTAATG TGTATTGTTTCGGGAATTCTCTGTGTCATTACGGACAAGTTTCCCAGCCCGTGCTTG GTTTTGCTAACCATACTCATGAACATTGTGAGCGCCATCCTTGCTGTTACTGCAGTCATCTTCCTCGCTGTAGATATGCGTTGGAATGCTTGGAGGAATGCCTGCTATGAGGAAGATAATTCTGACAAAACGTACATCGAGGAATGCCTGAAAAACAGACACATCTTGTCT ATGATCTTAACTAGTTTGAAGAGTTCGTTGTTGATCTTTGGAGTGCTTCAGCTCTGCATCACCATTGCCATGGCTGTGTTGGGATCCAAGGCTCTGTGCAAGTACAAAGGCACCCAGCAG CCTCTTGCAGAACACGAGTTTGAACCACTCCTGGATGTGACCACTGAAGACCACTGTCATTCCAGCTGCTGCGCTCAGACTGTACCTGACAGTAAATAA
- the LOC117962363 gene encoding ankyrin repeat domain-containing protein 34A-like, with the protein MGDGGILQTEGNALLKAVFQGKLRLTRLLLEGGAYINEGNERGETPIVAACLAGYEDPQSRQKMVKYLLEKGADPNIPDKSGQTALMHACAEQSGKEVVSMLLEYGADPSMKDYSGSSALVYAINKGDRDTLQVLLDACKAKGKEVIIITTDTSPSGTKKTKQYLNSPPSPGVEDKLSPTSCMSPSDVEIRTYASPGSEEKEKEDIFSFSLNSALPLPSARPPGEKRAVPPRKHLKRLNSEPWGLVAPSVLSKANQEQQQQLPGTLRDEENVISELNGMSISGRPILSRRHSIETHDPSSPKPIDRSCSEDSAVLHGSSWADKVQQHQLLYRRNTAPESQETSSTTSGVVPANVRPLAHPRLTRMDHYESDTHLCPESIPGSPDSGRVSVERRKYNTSPLSLLTSSSRESLESIPNSVSPITVRRRPQGLLERRGSGTLLLDRISHTRPGFLPPLNVNHHRPIPDIRANGKPPSPVHSSHKILVPVAPSSPKREPRHKKKLLRRHSMQTEQMKQLSNFQDILAEKMIEFTGD; encoded by the coding sequence ATGGGAGACGGTGGAATTCTCCAGACGGAGGGGAATGCCCTTCTGAAGGCCGTGTTCCAGGGCAAACTGAGGCTAACCAGGTTGCTGCTGGAAGGAGGGGCCTACATCAATGAGGGCAATGAACGAGGAGAGACCCCAATCGTGGCCGCTTGCCTGGCAGGCTATGAGGACCCCCAAAGCCGGCAGAAGATGGTAAAGTACCTGCTTGAGAAGGGGGCAGACCCCAACATCCCAGACAAATCCGGACAGACAGCTTTGATGCACGCCTGTGCGGAGCAGTCCGGTAAGGAGGTGGTGTCCATGCTGCTTGAGTATGGTGCCGATCCCAGCATGAAAGACTACTCTGGGTCTTCAGCACTGGTGTACGCTATTAATAAGGGCGATCGAGACACTCTGCAAGTCCTACTGGATGCCTGCAAGGCTAAAGGCAAGGAGGTGATCATCATAACTACAGACACTTCGCCCTCAGGTACCAAAAAGACCAAGCAGTACCTCAACTCTCCGCCTTCTCCTGGAGTTGAAGATAAGCTCTCTCCCACCTCCTGCATGTCCCCCTCTGACGTGGAAATCCGAACTTATGCGTCCCCAGGGagtgaggagaaggagaaggaagaCATCTTCAGCTTTTCTCTTAACTCTGCCCTCCCCTTGCCGTCTGCTCGCCCGCCAGGGGAGAAAAGGGCTGTGCCTCCAAGGAAGCACCTCAAAAGGCTCAATTCAGAGCCCTGGGGTCTAGTAGCTCCTTCAGTGTTGAGCAAGGCAaaccaggagcagcagcagcagctgcctgGCACTTTGAGAGATGAGGAGAATGTTATCTCGGAGCTAAACGGCATGAGCATCTCCGGTCGCCCCATCCTTTCCAGGCGGCACAGCATTGAAACCCACGACCCTTCCTCGCCAAAACCCATAGATCGTTCTTGTTCTGAAGATTCTGCCGTCCTTCACGGATCCTCGTGGGCGGATAAGGTCCAGCAGCACCAGCTGCTTTACAGGAGAAACACGGCGCCAGAATctcaggagaccagctccaccACATCTGGTGTTGTACCAGCCAATGTCCGCCCACTGGCGCACCCCAGACTCACCCGGATGGATCACTACGAGTCTGATACGCACTTGTGCCCGGAATCCATCCCCGGATCACCCGATTCCGGACGTGTTTCCGTGGAACGCCGTAAGTACAACacatcccccctctccctgctcacaaGCTCCTCCCGGGAATCCCTGGAGAGCATTCCCAATTCTGTATCTCCCATCACAGTACGACGCAGACCCCAGGGGCTTCTGGAACGAAGGGGGTCCGGCACACTGCTGCTAGACCGCATTTCTCACACCCGTCCGGGATTCCTGCCCCCTCTCAATGTCAACCATCACCGCCCCATCCCTGACATCCGAGCCAATGGGAAGCCCCCCTCCCCAGTCCACTCCAGTCATAAAATCCTGGTGCCGGTGGCCCCCAGCTCCCCGAAACGGGAGCCCAGGCACAAGAAGAAGCTGCTGAGGCGTCACTCTATGCAGACGGAGCAGATGAAGCAGCTCTCCAACTTCCAGGACATCCTGGCAGAGAAGATGATCGAGTTCACCGGGGACTGA